The window CCCTGAtgacaagccccagaactggcaccaaaaaaaaaaaaaaaaatcctaaactgGGCACTAGTagttcattcctataattctagctactcaggaatctgagatctgaagatcctagttcaaagccttcccaggcagaactgtaggactcttatcttcaattaactcgCAAAAagcttcaagtggtaaaatgccagacttgaacaaaaaaaaagacaaggtcatgaagccttgagctcaaacctccAGAtggatacataaataaataaataaataaataaataaataaataaataaataaattttaaaaggaaatctggAGTTCGAGGTGTAactcagttggtagaacactagccaatgagcaaaaatgtCAGGTATCAAGTTTGAGTCCCCATCCTGGaccaagaaaacaggaaaatccttaaggaaaaaataaaggcaaCTTCATCTGCAAAATTATTCtgaaaggggttgggaatgtggttttgaggtagagtgcttgcctaacatacatgaaaccctgggctcaattcctcagcaccacataaacagaacaagccggaagtggtgctatgaatcaagtggtagaatgctagccttgagcaaaaagccagggacagtgcttaggccctgaattaaagtcccaggactggcacaaaaacaaaacaaaattattgtGAAAGACCATTGTCCTGTTTTGAATTTAACCTCCATGCAGCAGTAAGTTGTTTGTTCTGTTACCAAAGCCTTAACCTCAAACCAGTCATTTTTGAAATGTGTCTTTTGTAATTGAgctgaattaaaaaagaaaaaagcaggtaGGactagtaccagtggctcacaactgcaatACTTGCTACTCAAGACCATTCaaagaagtcagcctgggcagaaaagtccatgagactcttatctccaattagccaccaaaaatctggaagtagagctgtgacaagtgatagaacaccagccttaagcaaaaatgcaagGAGATATCCcctatgccctgaattcaagccctagtaccagcacacaaacaaaagaaaccagaaagaaagaaaaagaaaagccaggtgtcagtggctcacatctgtaatcctagctatccagaatGCTGAgctctaaagatcacagtttgaagccagcccaggcagaaaagtccctatgagtctcttatctccaagcactcaaagcctggaagtggcactgagtgtagacttgaacacaaagaggctcaaggacagagcccatgccctgagttcaagtcccacaaccgacaaaaaaaaaagggtatagAAAACAAATTGTTGGTGCATGAAATGATGGAGGCTCAtaagtactgaaaaaaatattaaaagctgAAAAAAGACTTACAAATCAAAGTGGAAAAAAGGAAGGCATTGATCTAGCTGTATCACTAGTATAGATAATTCCAGTTTCATTGGATTCTGGCAAAAATTACTGAGATACAGTCAAATCAAAATATGGTAGTTTGTTTTCATCTGTTTTCATTATATGTATGTCTTTTTCTATATGGCTCAAGTTCCCTTCTCAATGAAGTCCTTGAGATACTTTGAAAGCAGAGAGATAAGGGTTAAAATTATACTTCTGTTCTTCAGAGACCTAGGCCTCATGAATAGATCAGCAACACACATTGTGACGGAGTTTATCCTGCTGGGGTTCCCGGGTTGCTGGAAGACCCAGATGTTCCTCTTCTTGTTGTTCCTGGTGGTTTATGTCTTAACCTTGGTGGGAAATGGAGCCATCATCTGTGCGGTGAGATGGGACCCACAACTCCACATTCCCATGTACTTTCTGCTGGGAAACTTTGCCTTCCTTGAGATCTGGTATGTTTCCTCCACTGTTCCCAACATACTAGCCAACATCCTCTCCACGACCAAGGCCATCTCTTTTTCTGGATGCTTCATCcagttctatttcttcttttcactgGGCACAACTGAATGTCTCTTCCTGGCACTCATGGCTTATGATCGGTACCTGGCTATCTGTTGCCCCCTGAACTACCCTACCATCATGACTGGGCGGCTCTGTGGCATTCTGGTGTCTTTATGCTGGCTCACTGGATTCCTTGGATACCCAATCCCTATTTTCTTAATCTCCCAACTCCCCTTCTGTGGCTCTAATATCATTGATCACTTCCTGTGTGACATGGACCCATTGATGGCTCTGTCCTGTGCCCCAGCTCCCATTACTGAAACTATTTTTTATGCTCAGAGTTCTCTTGTCCTCTTTTGCACTGTTACGTACATTCTTCGGTCCTATATTCTGTTACTTAAAGCTGTTTTTCAGGTTCCTTCTGCAGCTGGTCAGCAAAAGGCCTTTGCTACCTGTGGTTCTCATTTACTTGTGGTGTCTCTTTTCTATGGCACAGTCATGGTAATGTATGTGAGTCCTACATATGGCATCCCAACATTGATGCAGAAGGTCCTCACACTTGTTTATTCAGTATTGACTCCTCTCTTTAATCCGCTGATATATAGTCTCCGAAATAAGGACATGAAACGTGCCCTAAGAAATGTCTTCCTTAGAATGAAAGTTAGTAAAAACTGTATGGGTTAAAACTATGCCATCTGGGTGctactggctcacatctgtaatcctagctactcaagaaactgagatataGAGgactatagtttgaagccagcatgagcagaaaagcttgcaaactacatctccaattaaccaaaaaagtcaggctggaagtatagctcaagtaatagagcacttacAGGAGAGAGCAAGCAAGCCATGCAAGTATGtgtaagccctgaattcaagccccagtactacaccATGCTCATAAGCTCTAATGAAGAACAAGTTGGAGATGTATCAGTTCCTTCCATGGTCTTCTTGGTCCAAGCAGTCAGAGGTCATGTGTTTGACCTGAAACTGGGCCCATCTTTTGGTACTGGCTACTTAAACCTCGGCGCACTGTTTTCAATGTCTGGTGAATCTCTTCCAAAGCCTGTCCTCATTGGAAGGGTGAATCTGGATATGAGTCGCCCTCCCACTGAGACACCCTAGGTTCCATCATTCCATCATTACAGGTCTTCACGGTAACTTCATTCAACTAGAGATACAATCTTTACATGGTGAAAATCTACAGTAGGACAATACCCAGCATCCATGTTTAAAAATGGTTTGGGGATCTTTtgccatttaaatttattttaaaactagtgCTTTAAAATTGTATTATATGCACATCTAAAATACTATGATAAAATCCCTTGGTACAATAAATACGcactaaaaaataaatgacaggaaaGCAAAATAGACTGGGATAAGtttcagagagagagggaagactaataaagag is drawn from Perognathus longimembris pacificus isolate PPM17 chromosome 10, ASM2315922v1, whole genome shotgun sequence and contains these coding sequences:
- the LOC125357925 gene encoding olfactory receptor 11H4-like; its protein translation is MNRSATHIVTEFILLGFPGCWKTQMFLFLLFLVVYVLTLVGNGAIICAVRWDPQLHIPMYFLLGNFAFLEIWYVSSTVPNILANILSTTKAISFSGCFIQFYFFFSLGTTECLFLALMAYDRYLAICCPLNYPTIMTGRLCGILVSLCWLTGFLGYPIPIFLISQLPFCGSNIIDHFLCDMDPLMALSCAPAPITETIFYAQSSLVLFCTVTYILRSYILLLKAVFQVPSAAGQQKAFATCGSHLLVVSLFYGTVMVMYVSPTYGIPTLMQKVLTLVYSVLTPLFNPLIYSLRNKDMKRALRNVFLRMKVSKNCMG